The following are from one region of the Pseudomonas putida genome:
- a CDS encoding HAD family hydrolase yields MSLGEVRNWVFDMDGTLTVAVHDFAAIRVALDIPAEHDILTHLAALPADEAAAKHAWLLEHERDLAIASTAATGAVELVRELAGRGCRLGILTRNARALAHVTLEAIGLADCFPVEHILGRDEAAPKPSPDGLLKIANAWGVAPAELVMVGDYRFDLDCGRAAGARTVLVNLPDNPWPELADWHAADCRALKVMLG; encoded by the coding sequence ATGAGCCTGGGCGAGGTGCGCAACTGGGTGTTCGACATGGACGGCACCCTGACCGTGGCGGTGCACGATTTTGCCGCTATCCGCGTGGCGCTGGATATCCCGGCCGAGCACGACATCCTCACCCACCTGGCGGCGTTGCCGGCGGACGAAGCTGCCGCCAAGCATGCCTGGCTGCTGGAGCATGAGCGCGACCTGGCGATTGCCTCCACGGCAGCCACCGGTGCGGTGGAACTGGTGCGCGAACTGGCCGGGCGTGGTTGCCGGCTGGGCATTCTGACCCGCAATGCCCGCGCGTTGGCGCATGTGACGCTGGAGGCCATCGGCCTGGCGGACTGCTTCCCTGTGGAGCACATTCTCGGGCGTGACGAAGCGGCGCCCAAGCCGAGCCCGGATGGGCTGCTGAAGATTGCCAATGCGTGGGGCGTGGCGCCGGCGGAGCTGGTTATGGTCGGGGATTACCGCTTTGATCTGGACTGTGGGCGGGCCGCAGGGGCGCGCACGGTGCTGGTGAACCTGCCGGACAATCCGTGGCCGGAGCTGGCGGATTGGCATGCAGCCGATTGCCGGGCATTGAAGGTGATGCTGGGCTGA
- a CDS encoding GNAT family N-acetyltransferase, producing the protein MTPILQLESARLVLRQWHDDDLREFAALCADPQVMRYFPAPLTRLEAAALIGRVRGHFNEYGFGLWALERKDSGAFIGMTGLLHVGFDADFTPAVEIGWRLARRHWGLGFASEAAWTCLRCAFAQLRLEEVVSFTSENNLPSQKVMQAIGMQQDLNGSFEHPRLPVGHPLRPHVLYRIDRAHWERTLRA; encoded by the coding sequence ATGACCCCTATCCTGCAACTGGAAAGCGCACGCCTGGTGCTGCGCCAATGGCACGACGACGACCTGCGCGAGTTTGCCGCGTTGTGTGCCGACCCGCAGGTGATGCGCTACTTTCCGGCGCCGCTGACGCGCCTGGAGGCGGCTGCGCTGATCGGCCGTGTACGCGGGCATTTCAATGAGTACGGCTTTGGCCTGTGGGCCCTGGAGCGCAAGGACAGCGGTGCCTTTATCGGCATGACCGGGTTGTTGCACGTGGGGTTCGATGCTGACTTCACGCCGGCGGTGGAGATCGGCTGGCGCCTGGCACGCCGCCACTGGGGCCTGGGTTTCGCCAGCGAGGCGGCATGGACCTGCCTGCGCTGTGCTTTCGCCCAATTGCGCCTGGAAGAGGTGGTGTCGTTCACTAGCGAGAACAACCTGCCGTCGCAGAAGGTCATGCAGGCCATCGGTATGCAGCAGGACCTGAATGGCAGTTTCGAACACCCCCGCCTGCCTGTGGGCCACCCGCTGCGCCCGCATGTGCTGTACCGCATCGACCGCGCACACTGGGAGCGTACCTTGCGCGCCTGA
- a CDS encoding NAD(P)-dependent alcohol dehydrogenase: MTSKAIYVQPGGGYDKVEVGTCEASSPEAGEITVRLHASSLNYHDFAVVSGMWGPSERRIPMADGAGEVVAVGSGVTEFQVGDNVVSTFFPDWLDGQANVEGFARVPGDGIDGYAREQVTARASAFTLAPKGYSHAEAATLTTAGLTAWRALMSDDHLKPGDTVLVQGTGGVSIFALQFAKLAGATVIATSSSDAKLERLKALGADHLINYKSTPDWGEKVRELTGNRGVDHVIEVGGPATLEQSMIAARIGGHVSLIGILTGVAGQLPLVQALVRQIRLQGVLVGSRAQQQAMVRAIDANGLRPVVDKHFELEQIVEAFRYQESNRHFGKICLTW, from the coding sequence ATGACCAGCAAGGCCATCTACGTACAACCCGGCGGCGGCTACGACAAGGTCGAGGTCGGCACCTGCGAGGCCTCTTCACCCGAGGCCGGCGAGATCACCGTGCGCCTGCACGCCAGCTCCCTCAACTACCACGATTTCGCTGTGGTCAGCGGCATGTGGGGCCCGAGCGAACGGCGCATCCCCATGGCCGATGGCGCTGGCGAAGTGGTCGCGGTGGGGAGTGGCGTCACCGAGTTCCAGGTTGGCGACAATGTGGTCAGCACCTTCTTCCCCGACTGGCTCGACGGCCAGGCCAATGTCGAGGGCTTCGCCAGGGTGCCCGGGGATGGTATCGATGGTTACGCCCGTGAACAGGTTACCGCTCGCGCCAGCGCGTTCACCCTGGCGCCCAAGGGCTACAGCCACGCTGAAGCTGCCACGCTGACCACCGCCGGTCTCACGGCCTGGCGTGCGTTGATGAGCGATGACCACCTCAAGCCCGGCGATACGGTGCTGGTGCAGGGCACCGGTGGTGTGTCGATCTTCGCCCTGCAGTTTGCCAAGCTGGCGGGTGCGACGGTGATCGCTACATCGTCCAGCGACGCCAAGCTGGAGCGCCTGAAGGCCCTGGGTGCCGACCACCTGATCAACTACAAGAGCACCCCCGACTGGGGTGAGAAAGTGCGCGAGCTTACCGGCAACCGCGGCGTCGACCATGTGATCGAAGTGGGCGGCCCGGCGACGCTGGAGCAATCGATGATTGCCGCGCGCATTGGTGGGCATGTGTCGTTGATCGGCATCCTCACCGGCGTGGCCGGGCAGCTGCCGCTGGTGCAGGCGCTGGTGCGGCAGATTCGCCTGCAAGGCGTGCTGGTCGGCAGCCGCGCCCAGCAGCAGGCGATGGTGCGGGCGATCGATGCCAACGGCCTGCGGCCGGTGGTGGACAAGCATTTCGAGCTGGAGCAGATCGTCGAGGCGTTCCGTTATCAGGAGAGCAACCGGCATTTCGGCAAGATCTGCCTGACCTGGTAA
- a CDS encoding DEAD/DEAH box helicase yields MNFAKLGLIEPLLRTLQQLDYTTPTPVQAKAIPAVLAGRDLMAAAQTGTGKTAGFALPVLQRLALEGEKVASNSIRALVLVPTRELAEQVHNNVREYAENLPLSTYAVYGGVSINPQMMRLRRGVDLLVATPGRLLDLFRQNAVKFNQVQTLVLDEADRMLDLGFAEELQSVYAALPRKRQTLLFSATFSDQIRMLAGLALNDPLSIEVSPRNATATSVKQWLVPVDKKRKVDLFCYLLRKQRWKQVLVFAKTRNGVDQLVERLLAEGVNADGIHGDRPQATRQRALDSFKAREIQVLVATDVAARGLDIDDLPLVVNLDLPIVAEDYVHRIGRTGRAGNKGEAISLVCADEVQLLAAIEVLTRQTLPRHEEPDFIPDHRVPMTDASGQVIKKPKKPKKPKENSAKRGLGRWMDSAEAGSAEPAVKAVRKVPSFNGGPRKRKP; encoded by the coding sequence ATGAATTTCGCCAAACTCGGCCTGATCGAACCGCTGCTGCGCACCCTGCAGCAGCTGGACTACACCACCCCGACCCCGGTGCAGGCCAAGGCCATCCCCGCCGTGCTGGCCGGCCGCGACCTGATGGCCGCGGCCCAGACCGGCACCGGCAAGACCGCAGGTTTTGCCCTGCCAGTGTTGCAGCGCCTGGCGCTGGAAGGCGAGAAGGTAGCCAGCAACTCGATCCGCGCGCTGGTGCTGGTGCCCACCCGTGAGCTGGCCGAGCAGGTGCACAACAACGTGCGCGAGTATGCCGAGAACCTGCCGTTGAGCACCTACGCGGTGTATGGCGGGGTCAGCATCAACCCGCAGATGATGCGCCTGCGTCGTGGTGTCGACCTGCTGGTAGCCACCCCGGGGCGCTTGCTCGACCTGTTCCGGCAGAACGCCGTGAAGTTCAACCAGGTGCAGACCCTGGTGCTGGACGAAGCCGACCGCATGCTCGACCTGGGCTTTGCCGAAGAGCTGCAGTCGGTGTACGCCGCGCTGCCACGCAAGCGCCAGACCTTGCTGTTCTCCGCCACTTTCTCCGACCAGATTCGCATGCTGGCGGGGCTGGCACTGAACGACCCGCTGAGCATCGAAGTAAGCCCGCGCAATGCCACGGCCACCAGCGTCAAGCAGTGGCTGGTGCCTGTGGACAAAAAACGCAAGGTCGACCTGTTCTGCTACCTGCTGCGCAAGCAGCGCTGGAAGCAGGTGCTGGTGTTCGCCAAGACCCGCAATGGTGTGGACCAACTGGTGGAGCGCTTGCTGGCCGAGGGTGTGAATGCCGACGGCATCCACGGTGATCGCCCGCAAGCCACCCGCCAGCGTGCGCTGGACAGCTTCAAGGCCCGCGAAATCCAGGTGCTGGTGGCGACCGATGTGGCCGCCCGCGGCCTGGATATCGATGACTTGCCGCTGGTCGTCAACCTTGACCTGCCGATCGTTGCCGAGGATTACGTGCACCGCATCGGGCGTACCGGGCGGGCGGGCAACAAGGGCGAGGCGATCTCGCTGGTGTGTGCCGATGAAGTGCAACTGCTGGCGGCGATCGAAGTGCTGACCCGGCAGACCCTGCCGCGTCATGAAGAGCCTGATTTCATCCCCGACCACCGAGTGCCGATGACCGACGCCAGTGGCCAGGTGATCAAGAAGCCGAAGAAGCCCAAGAAGCCGAAGGAAAACAGCGCCAAGCGCGGGTTGGGGCGCTGGATGGACAGTGCTGAAGCAGGCAGTGCGGAGCCGGCGGTGAAGGCGGTGCGCAAGGTGCCTAGTTTCAATGGTGGGCCCCGCAAGCGTAAGCCGTAG
- a CDS encoding TIGR03862 family flavoprotein, producing the protein MPDLSPASPPLAVVIGGGPAGLMAAEAMAQAGLAVEVFDAMPSVGRKFLLAGVGGMNITHSEPYPAFVSRYAERQGEIAALLRDFDADALRQWIHGLGIETFVGTSGRVFPADMKAAPLLRAWLKRLRDSGVVIHTRHRWLGWNAEGALRIAYPQGERLVKATVVVLALGGGSWARLGSDGSWQPLLAERAVDISPLQPSNCGFEVAGWSALLKDKFAGAPLKNIALSIPGGAPRKGEFILTAQGVEGSLVYAWSAPVREAINRDGHGMLLLDLLPDKPVDKIAQALAKPRGSRSMAKHLHSQLGIDGVKAALLRELTDQATFADPDALARSIKALPITLVRTRPLDEAISSAGGVRFEALDEGLMVKGMPGVFCAGEMLDWEAPTGGYLLTACFASGLRAGRAAVDWLKS; encoded by the coding sequence ATGCCCGATCTGAGCCCCGCCTCCCCTCCCCTCGCTGTCGTCATCGGCGGCGGCCCAGCCGGCCTGATGGCCGCCGAAGCAATGGCCCAGGCGGGCCTGGCGGTCGAGGTGTTCGACGCCATGCCTTCGGTGGGCCGCAAGTTCTTGCTGGCGGGTGTCGGGGGCATGAACATCACCCACTCCGAGCCCTACCCGGCGTTCGTCAGCCGGTATGCCGAACGCCAGGGCGAAATTGCTGCGCTGCTGCGCGATTTCGATGCCGACGCCTTGCGCCAGTGGATTCACGGCCTGGGCATCGAAACCTTCGTCGGCACCTCGGGCCGGGTGTTCCCCGCCGACATGAAAGCCGCGCCACTGCTGCGCGCCTGGCTCAAGCGCCTGCGTGACAGCGGGGTAGTTATCCACACCCGTCACCGCTGGTTGGGCTGGAATGCCGAGGGTGCCTTGCGGATTGCTTATCCACAGGGCGAGCGGCTGGTAAAGGCCACCGTAGTGGTGCTGGCGCTGGGTGGCGGCAGTTGGGCGCGACTGGGTTCGGACGGTAGCTGGCAACCATTGCTGGCCGAACGAGCTGTGGATATTTCACCCTTGCAGCCCAGCAACTGCGGCTTTGAAGTGGCAGGCTGGAGCGCGCTGCTCAAGGACAAGTTCGCCGGGGCGCCGTTGAAGAACATTGCCCTCAGCATTCCCGGCGGCGCGCCGCGCAAGGGCGAGTTCATCCTCACCGCGCAGGGTGTGGAAGGCAGCCTGGTATATGCCTGGTCGGCGCCGGTGCGCGAGGCCATCAACCGTGACGGCCACGGGATGTTGCTGCTCGACCTTTTGCCGGACAAGCCTGTGGACAAGATTGCCCAGGCGCTGGCCAAGCCACGGGGTTCGCGCTCCATGGCCAAGCACCTGCACAGCCAGCTGGGTATCGATGGGGTAAAGGCGGCGCTGTTGCGCGAGCTGACCGATCAGGCGACCTTTGCCGACCCTGATGCGTTGGCGAGGTCGATCAAGGCGTTGCCGATCACGCTGGTGCGCACACGACCGCTGGATGAAGCGATCAGCAGCGCGGGTGGGGTGCGTTTCGAGGCGCTGGATGAGGGCTTGATGGTCAAGGGCATGCCGGGGGTGTTCTGTGCCGGCGAGATGCTGGACTGGGAAGCGCCGACCGGGGGGTATCTGCTGACGGCGTGCTTTGCCAGCGGCTTGCGCGCGGGGCGGGCGGCGGTGGATTGGCTCAAATCCTGA
- a CDS encoding histone deacetylase — protein MPLPLIYHEDYSPEFPAEHRFPMDKFRLLHDHLIDSGLTTDQALLRPDICPNDILALAHDRSYIERYMNGELSREDQRRLGLPWSEALARRTVRAVGGSLLSAEMALQHGIACHLAGGTHHAHYDHPAGFCIFNDLAVISHYLLAAGRVHRVLIFDCDVHQGDGTARILHDTPDAITVSLHCEQNFPARKAQSDWDIPLPRGMGDTAYLKVVDDALNYLLPLYRPDLVLYDAGVDVHKDDALGYLQLTDAGVAARDEAVLRHCLGRDIPVVGVIGGGYSKDRAALARRHGILHHSAARVIGCSQ, from the coding sequence ATGCCGTTGCCGCTGATCTACCACGAAGACTACAGCCCGGAGTTCCCTGCCGAGCACCGCTTCCCCATGGACAAGTTCCGCCTTCTGCACGACCACCTGATCGACAGCGGGCTGACCACCGACCAGGCCCTGCTGCGCCCGGACATCTGCCCCAACGACATCCTCGCCCTGGCACACGACCGCAGCTACATCGAGCGCTACATGAACGGCGAGCTGTCGCGCGAGGACCAGCGCCGCCTCGGCCTGCCCTGGAGCGAGGCCCTGGCCCGGCGTACCGTGCGCGCCGTAGGCGGCTCGCTGCTGAGCGCCGAGATGGCGCTGCAGCACGGCATCGCCTGCCACCTTGCCGGCGGCACCCACCACGCCCATTACGACCACCCTGCCGGCTTCTGCATCTTCAACGACCTGGCCGTGATCAGCCACTACCTGCTGGCGGCTGGCCGGGTGCACCGGGTGCTGATCTTCGACTGCGATGTGCATCAGGGTGACGGCACTGCACGCATCCTGCACGACACACCAGACGCCATCACCGTGTCGCTGCACTGTGAACAGAACTTCCCGGCGCGCAAGGCGCAAAGCGATTGGGACATCCCCCTGCCCCGCGGCATGGGCGACACGGCCTACCTGAAGGTGGTGGACGACGCCCTCAACTACCTGCTGCCGCTCTATCGACCCGACCTGGTGCTGTATGACGCCGGGGTCGATGTGCACAAGGACGACGCCCTGGGCTATCTGCAACTGACCGATGCAGGCGTTGCCGCCCGTGACGAGGCAGTGCTGCGCCACTGCCTGGGCCGCGACATCCCGGTGGTGGGGGTGATTGGCGGTGGCTACAGCAAGGACCGAGCAGCCCTGGCCAGGCGCCACGGCATCCTTCATCACAGCGCAGCACGCGTCATCGGTTGTTCACAATGA
- a CDS encoding MFS transporter, with protein sequence MNDTLAPSARNDGEALASAVAKVKRHVLPLFVIMFIVNYLDRVNIGFVRPHLESDLGISAAAYGFGAGLFFIGYALFEVPSNMLLQKVGARLWLTRIMFTWGLVATAMAFVQNETQFYVLRFLLGVAEAGFFPGVIYYFTRWLPAAERGKAIAIFLSGSALASLISGPLAGALMQIQGLGMHGWQWMLFIEGMASVTLCFFVFFWLDSRPQDAKWLSQAEQDALVAAIDREQLEREAVGAVRPSAWRLLKDRQILLFCLIYFCIQLTIYAATFWLPSIIKRMGDLSDLQVGFFNSIPWLISILAMYAFAAGSARWKFQQAWVAGALVIAAIGMFMSTTGGPVFAFVAVCFAAIGFKSASSLFWPIPQGYLDARIAAAVIALINSVGNLGGFVAPTTFGLLEQQTGSIQGGLYGLAVTSVLAAIAIFFVRTRPKGVPSDDLTAPSALGQSH encoded by the coding sequence GTGAACGATACCCTCGCTCCGTCTGCCCGTAATGACGGCGAAGCCCTGGCCAGCGCCGTGGCCAAGGTCAAGCGCCACGTCCTGCCGTTGTTCGTCATCATGTTCATCGTCAACTACCTGGATCGCGTCAACATCGGCTTCGTCCGCCCGCACCTGGAAAGCGACCTGGGCATCAGCGCCGCGGCCTATGGCTTTGGCGCCGGCCTGTTCTTCATCGGCTACGCGCTGTTCGAGGTGCCCTCGAACATGCTGCTGCAAAAGGTTGGTGCACGGCTGTGGCTGACCCGCATCATGTTCACCTGGGGGCTGGTGGCCACGGCGATGGCCTTCGTGCAGAACGAAACCCAGTTCTACGTGCTGCGCTTTCTGCTGGGCGTTGCCGAAGCGGGCTTCTTCCCCGGGGTGATCTACTACTTCACCCGCTGGCTACCGGCCGCCGAGCGCGGCAAGGCGATTGCCATCTTCCTCAGCGGTTCGGCATTGGCGTCGCTGATTTCCGGGCCGCTGGCCGGTGCGCTGATGCAGATCCAGGGCCTGGGCATGCATGGCTGGCAATGGATGCTGTTCATCGAAGGCATGGCCTCGGTAACGCTGTGTTTCTTCGTGTTCTTCTGGCTCGACTCCAGGCCGCAGGACGCCAAGTGGCTGAGCCAGGCCGAGCAGGACGCACTGGTGGCCGCCATCGATCGCGAGCAGCTTGAGCGCGAAGCGGTCGGCGCAGTCAGGCCATCGGCCTGGCGCCTGCTCAAGGACCGCCAGATCCTGCTGTTCTGCCTGATCTACTTCTGCATCCAGCTGACCATCTACGCTGCCACCTTCTGGCTGCCGAGCATCATCAAGCGCATGGGCGACCTCAGCGACCTGCAGGTCGGCTTCTTCAACTCGATCCCGTGGCTGATCTCGATCCTGGCCATGTATGCCTTCGCCGCCGGCTCGGCGCGCTGGAAGTTCCAGCAGGCCTGGGTGGCAGGTGCGCTGGTGATCGCTGCCATCGGCATGTTCATGTCCACCACGGGTGGGCCGGTGTTCGCCTTTGTCGCAGTGTGCTTTGCGGCCATCGGTTTCAAGTCGGCGTCGTCACTGTTCTGGCCGATCCCGCAGGGCTACCTGGATGCCCGCATCGCCGCTGCGGTGATCGCCCTGATCAACTCGGTCGGCAACCTCGGCGGCTTCGTCGCCCCTACCACCTTCGGCCTGCTGGAGCAGCAGACCGGCTCGATCCAGGGCGGCCTGTACGGCCTGGCGGTGACCTCGGTGCTGGCGGCCATTGCCATCTTCTTCGTACGCACTCGCCCAAAGGGCGTCCCTTCCGATGACCTCACGGCCCCTTCGGCCCTGGGTCAGAGCCATTGA
- the tesB gene encoding acyl-CoA thioesterase II, with protein MSHVLDDLVDLLSLEAIEENLFRGRSQDLGFRQLYGGQVLGQSLSAASQTVEDARHVHSLHGYFLRPGDASLPVVYSVDRVRDGGSFSTRRVTAIQKGQPIFTCSASFQYDEEGFEHQAQMPEVVGPENLPSEVELARAMADQLPERIRDKVLCAKPIEIRPVTERDPFNPKPGDPVKYAWFRADGNLPDIPALHKYLLAYASDFGLLTTSLLPHGKSVWQRDMQIASLDHSLWFHGNLRSDEWLLYATDSPWAGNARGFCRGNIFNQAGQLVASSCQEGLIRHRKDWA; from the coding sequence ATGAGTCATGTGTTGGATGACCTGGTCGACCTGTTGAGCCTCGAGGCCATCGAGGAGAACCTGTTCCGTGGACGCAGCCAGGACCTGGGCTTCCGCCAGCTGTACGGCGGGCAGGTTCTGGGCCAATCGTTGTCGGCCGCCAGCCAGACGGTCGAGGATGCACGCCATGTGCATTCATTGCACGGCTACTTCCTGCGCCCTGGCGATGCCAGCCTGCCGGTGGTGTATTCGGTGGACCGCGTACGCGATGGCGGCAGCTTCAGCACCCGGCGAGTGACGGCGATTCAGAAAGGCCAGCCGATCTTCACCTGCAGCGCCTCGTTCCAGTACGACGAAGAAGGTTTCGAGCACCAGGCACAGATGCCCGAAGTGGTCGGCCCGGAAAACCTGCCCAGTGAAGTGGAGCTGGCGCGGGCCATGGCCGACCAGTTGCCCGAGCGCATCCGCGACAAGGTGCTGTGCGCCAAGCCGATCGAGATCCGCCCGGTCACCGAGCGCGACCCCTTCAACCCCAAGCCTGGCGACCCGGTGAAGTACGCCTGGTTCCGCGCCGACGGCAACCTGCCCGATATCCCCGCCCTGCACAAATATCTGCTGGCCTACGCCTCGGACTTCGGCTTGCTGACCACTTCGTTGCTGCCCCATGGCAAATCGGTGTGGCAGCGCGACATGCAGATCGCCAGCCTCGACCACTCGCTGTGGTTCCATGGCAACCTGCGTTCCGACGAGTGGCTGCTGTACGCCACCGACAGCCCTTGGGCAGGCAATGCCCGTGGCTTCTGCCGCGGCAACATCTTCAACCAGGCCGGGCAACTGGTGGCGTCGTCGTGCCAGGAAGGCCTGATTCGCCATCGCAAGGATTGGGCATGA
- the gudD gene encoding glucarate dehydratase, whose product MNMHTLHTSTPVVTDLRVIPVAGHDSMLLNLSGAHGPFFTRNVVVLRDSAGNTGLGEVPGGEKIRQTLEDARSLVVGQPIGHYQRVLNAMRQTFASRDSAGRGLQTFDLRITVHAVTAIESALLDLLGQHLNVPMAALLGEGQQREAVKMLGYLFYIGDRRQTDLAYRSEADAEDDWFHLRHEKALTPDAVVRLAEAAKARYGFSDFKLKGGVLRGEEEMEAVTALAERFPEARITLDPNGAWSLQEAIALCRDKHDVLAYAEDPCGAENGYSGREVMAEFRRATGLPTATNMIATDWRQMGHAIQLQSVDIPLADPHFWTLQGSVRVAQMCNDWGLTWGSHSNNHFDISLAMFTQVAAAAPGEITAIDTHWIWQDGQRLTREPLRIVDGHVHVPARPGLGVELDEDQLAKAHECYRNMGLGARDDSVAMQFLIPGWRFDNKRPCLVR is encoded by the coding sequence ATGAACATGCACACCCTTCACACCAGCACCCCCGTGGTCACTGATTTGCGCGTGATCCCCGTCGCTGGCCACGACAGCATGCTGCTCAACCTCAGTGGCGCCCATGGCCCGTTCTTCACCCGCAACGTCGTGGTGCTGCGTGACAGCGCCGGCAATACCGGGCTGGGTGAGGTGCCCGGCGGCGAGAAGATCCGCCAGACCCTGGAGGACGCCCGCAGCCTGGTGGTCGGCCAGCCGATCGGCCATTACCAGCGCGTGCTCAATGCCATGCGCCAGACCTTCGCCAGCCGTGATTCGGCTGGTCGCGGCCTGCAGACCTTCGACCTGCGCATTACCGTGCATGCGGTGACGGCCATCGAGTCGGCGCTGCTCGACCTGCTTGGCCAGCACCTGAATGTACCGATGGCGGCACTGCTGGGCGAAGGCCAGCAGCGCGAGGCGGTGAAGATGCTCGGTTACCTGTTCTACATCGGCGACCGTCGGCAGACCGACCTGGCCTACCGCAGCGAAGCCGATGCCGAGGACGACTGGTTCCACCTGCGCCACGAAAAGGCCCTGACCCCGGACGCGGTGGTGCGCCTGGCCGAGGCCGCCAAGGCGCGCTATGGCTTCAGCGACTTCAAGCTCAAGGGTGGGGTGTTGCGCGGCGAGGAGGAGATGGAAGCGGTAACGGCCCTGGCCGAACGTTTCCCCGAAGCTCGCATTACCCTCGACCCGAACGGTGCCTGGTCATTGCAGGAGGCCATTGCGTTGTGCCGCGACAAGCATGATGTGCTGGCTTATGCGGAAGACCCGTGCGGTGCCGAGAACGGCTACTCGGGCCGGGAGGTGATGGCCGAGTTCCGTCGCGCCACTGGCCTGCCCACCGCCACCAACATGATCGCTACCGACTGGCGGCAGATGGGCCATGCGATCCAGTTGCAGTCGGTGGACATCCCGCTGGCCGACCCGCACTTCTGGACCTTGCAGGGTTCGGTGCGGGTGGCGCAGATGTGCAACGACTGGGGGCTGACCTGGGGCTCGCATTCCAACAACCACTTCGATATCTCGCTGGCGATGTTCACCCAGGTGGCAGCTGCGGCACCGGGTGAAATCACCGCGATCGACACCCACTGGATCTGGCAGGACGGCCAGCGCCTGACTCGCGAGCCGCTGCGCATCGTCGACGGGCATGTGCACGTGCCGGCACGGCCGGGGCTGGGGGTGGAGCTGGATGAAGACCAGTTGGCCAAGGCGCATGAGTGCTACCGCAACATGGGCTTGGGCGCGCGGGATGACAGCGTGGCGATGCAGTTCCTGATCCCGGGCTGGCGCTTCGATAACAAGCGGCCTTGCCTGGTGCGTTGA
- a CDS encoding FadR/GntR family transcriptional regulator: MATGHAHQRGHSRAHDLVSSLTQQILLGTFKPGDKLPSENALVREHGVSRTVVREALSKLQASGLVEPRHGIGTFVMERQAQAGLRIAAESAANVRDLLELRIGLEGQAAALAALRRDEGHLTRMRQALDDYQDLAAAGDSCIEADRRFHLLIAEATGNLYFTEMLLQLGSGLIPRNRMALAERSGAKLARQAYLANLEHEAILNAIRRQDPDAARAAVCLHLSNSRDRLLPEQA, from the coding sequence ATGGCCACCGGACACGCCCACCAACGCGGCCACAGCCGCGCCCATGACCTGGTCTCCAGCCTTACCCAGCAGATTTTGCTGGGCACCTTCAAGCCAGGCGACAAGCTGCCCTCGGAGAACGCCTTGGTGCGCGAGCACGGGGTCAGCCGCACGGTGGTCCGCGAGGCCCTGTCGAAATTGCAGGCCTCGGGGCTGGTGGAGCCACGCCACGGTATCGGTACGTTCGTGATGGAGCGCCAGGCCCAGGCCGGCCTGCGCATCGCTGCGGAAAGCGCGGCGAATGTGCGCGACCTGCTGGAACTGCGCATCGGCCTGGAAGGCCAGGCCGCAGCCCTGGCCGCGCTACGCCGTGACGAGGGGCACCTGACGCGCATGCGCCAGGCGCTGGACGACTACCAGGACCTGGCCGCCGCCGGCGACAGCTGCATCGAGGCCGACCGGCGCTTTCACCTGCTGATCGCCGAGGCTACCGGCAACCTGTACTTCACTGAAATGCTGTTGCAACTGGGCAGCGGCCTGATCCCGCGCAACCGCATGGCCCTGGCCGAACGCAGCGGGGCCAAGCTGGCGCGGCAAGCGTACCTGGCGAACCTTGAGCATGAGGCGATCCTCAATGCCATCCGCCGGCAGGACCCGGACGCGGCGCGGGCGGCGGTGTGCCTGCACCTGTCCAACAGCCGCGACCGACTACTGCCCGAACAGGCCTGA